A stretch of DNA from Lysinibacillus sp. B2A1:
TTGAAGTCTTAGCCATACTATATTGTGCAAAAATGGAGCTTTGATAACAATTTTCTATACGAAAACAGAGGAGTACTTTATGTAAAGTTACAAAGTAGTTTTATACATAAAATGTAGGTTAACAGTTGTAGAATTGTACCAATATTCTATCCATTTAATGATGGTGAGTAACATGCTTTTACTTTACTTTTGAGGAAAAAAATATTTAAAGTTCTACACTATTGCTGATTGGAGTGCAAGGCTACTCGACTCCCGTGGGATAGCGAGACAGACGAGACCCTGCACGGAGCGTTAGCGCAGGAAGCGGCTCGTCGCTCGCCCACAGGAAAGCGAGTAGCCTGGAACGGAAATCACCTTCATTTTGACTAAATATTCACAAAGAGTCCCTTGACTATTTAGTTTTTCAACACTATGACAGTAAGCTAGAATACCTCCTCTAGCTTACTGTTTTACTTTGAAACATTATTTTAAAAATTCCTCTGCAAATTCAATTGGTACATATGTTTTATTCGCTTCTAACAATGCAGGTGCTACATGAAGTGGGTGTAAAGCTTTGTTAATACCAAACATTTTTTCGCCACGAGTAATTGTGTAAGATAAATTACCCTTTGTTACGATTGCCCCTTTACCCGTCGACTCCACTGTAAAACCACGTTTTTCAGCAATCAAGCGCAAAGGAACCATCTTTGTTCCTTCTACTTCATACGAATCTGCCTCAATAATGGCTGCAATCTCTGCTTCAATAGTATTTTCTACTGTATTGGCAAATTTGTTATCAAGAACGATTACTTTTGAAGGTGTTGTCTGAGCTGGGATGCTTTTTGTAGAAGCTGTATAGAAAACAACTAGATGCTCCTCTGCTAAGTCCTTAGCTGTGACTTTATCTCCCCGTGAATTGACAAGCTCCGTCTTTTCCCCAATGTTTAATTTTAAAATATCATAAGTATTTGTTAAGTTTTCAAAGAAATAATCAACCTCAACAAATCCAACTTCTTCCGTTTCAACAATGACAACATCAGGATTGAATTGTGGTGGATAAATTAATTTTTGAGGCTTGTTTGCAAATGTATACGCAACTATTTTATCTCCCTCTTTAAGTTCCACTTTCTTCCCTG
This window harbors:
- a CDS encoding copper amine oxidase, whose translation is MNMKKFAPVAMTALLFGSAVVPVASANEKPTEAPQIQIDPVHIFNNTHGAVEKVHAGKKITYYTVKDGDQTNVLEITNETPVFDNTGKKVELKEGDKIVAYTFANKPQKLIYPPQFNPDVVIVETEEVGFVEVDYFFENLTNTYDILKLNIGEKTELVNSRGDKVTAKDLAEEHLVVFYTASTKSIPAQTTPSKVIVLDNKFANTVENTIEAEIAAIIEADSYEVEGTKMVPLRLIAEKRGFTVESTGKGAIVTKGNLSYTITRGEKMFGINKALHPLHVAPALLEANKTYVPIEFAEEFLK